Proteins encoded in a region of the Apilactobacillus apisilvae genome:
- a CDS encoding putative DNA-binding protein gives MKIEKNYRINSLFEFYRPLLTDKQTNYVQLYYADDYSLGEISEEFNVSRQAVYDNIKRTEVILENYEKQLYLYKDFMTRNDESDAIKKYISIHYPNDKKLKKLVDDLEHTEEK, from the coding sequence TTGAAAATAGAAAAGAATTACCGAATTAATTCATTGTTTGAGTTTTATCGACCTTTATTAACTGACAAACAAACTAATTATGTCCAATTATATTATGCAGATGATTATTCATTAGGTGAGATATCTGAGGAATTTAATGTTAGTCGACAAGCGGTTTATGATAATATTAAAAGAACCGAAGTAATTTTAGAAAATTATGAAAAACAACTATATTTGTACAAGGATTTTATGACTAGAAATGATGAGTCTGATGCAATAAAAAAATATATATCAATTCATTATCCAAATGATAAAAAATTGAAAAAGTTAGTTGATGACTTAGAACACACAGAAGAAAAGTGA
- a CDS encoding KH domain-containing protein, producing the protein MTNFDTLITKIIKPLVEYPEDIVIEHNESDRFYEYHLFTNKHDIGRIIGKKGHVAQTIRTIVYSARVHNKKRVRLIIEDGKNKNS; encoded by the coding sequence ATGACTAATTTCGATACGCTTATTACAAAAATTATAAAACCGCTGGTAGAATATCCAGAGGATATTGTTATTGAACATAATGAATCAGATCGTTTTTACGAATATCATTTATTTACTAATAAACATGATATTGGTAGAATTATTGGTAAAAAGGGACATGTAGCACAGACAATTAGAACAATTGTTTATAGTGCTCGTGTTCACAATAAAAAACGTGTCAGATTAATTATTGAAGATGGCAAAAATAAAAACTCTTAA
- the ffh gene encoding signal recognition particle protein: MAFEGLTERLQKAMRNLRGKGKVSESDLRTTMREIRLALLEADVNFSVVRKFVKTVQERAKGSDVLEGLNPAQQIVKIVDEELTKTMGEEATPLNKSDKIPTVIMMAGLQGAGKTTTVGKLSLKLKNENKSRPLLIAADVYRPAAIDQLEQVGKEVDVPVFQKGTDMDPVEIVRQGMEVAKENHNDYVLIDTAGRLQIDEKLMDELKNIKTLTNPDEILLVVDAMTGQNAVNTAEGFNDALDITGVVLTKLDGDTRGGAALSIREVTQKPIKFVGQGEKMDALDVFHPDRMASRILGMGDILSLIEKTQKDYDEKEAQKLTEKMQNNTFGFEDFLDQLNQIQKMGPLEDIMKMIPGMANNPALKNVNMDPKDMEHIKAMIYSMTNEERDNPDVLKPSRRRRIARGCGRPIQEVNRMIKQFNQMKTMMSKMSNGNMSGMENMLGNMGGGDGASGMMPGMGGSGLSGKLSQMAMKRMSRKMSKKINKNKKRRNKKRR; encoded by the coding sequence ATGGCATTTGAAGGATTAACTGAACGATTACAAAAAGCAATGCGTAATCTACGTGGAAAAGGAAAAGTTTCTGAATCAGATTTAAGAACAACAATGCGAGAAATTCGCCTTGCTCTATTAGAAGCCGATGTGAACTTTTCCGTTGTAAGGAAATTTGTAAAAACGGTTCAAGAACGTGCCAAGGGTTCAGATGTGCTTGAAGGTTTAAATCCAGCTCAACAAATTGTTAAAATTGTTGATGAGGAATTAACTAAAACAATGGGAGAGGAAGCAACTCCTTTAAATAAATCTGATAAAATTCCAACAGTTATTATGATGGCTGGTTTACAAGGTGCAGGTAAAACAACTACGGTTGGTAAATTATCTTTAAAATTAAAAAATGAAAATAAATCTAGACCATTGTTAATTGCTGCTGACGTTTATCGTCCTGCTGCGATTGACCAATTAGAACAAGTGGGTAAGGAAGTTGATGTTCCTGTTTTTCAAAAGGGTACTGATATGGATCCTGTTGAAATTGTAAGGCAAGGTATGGAAGTTGCTAAAGAAAATCATAATGACTATGTTTTAATTGATACAGCTGGTCGTTTACAAATTGATGAAAAATTAATGGATGAGTTAAAAAATATTAAAACACTAACTAATCCTGATGAAATTCTTTTGGTTGTCGATGCTATGACCGGTCAAAATGCCGTAAACACTGCGGAAGGATTTAATGATGCATTAGATATTACCGGTGTTGTTTTGACTAAATTAGATGGTGACACTCGTGGTGGTGCTGCCTTATCAATTAGAGAAGTAACTCAAAAACCTATTAAGTTTGTTGGTCAGGGTGAAAAGATGGATGCATTGGATGTTTTCCATCCTGATCGTATGGCTTCACGTATTTTAGGGATGGGTGATATTCTTTCACTAATTGAGAAAACCCAAAAGGATTATGATGAAAAAGAAGCTCAAAAGCTTACCGAAAAGATGCAAAACAATACTTTTGGTTTTGAAGATTTCTTAGATCAATTAAATCAAATTCAAAAAATGGGACCATTAGAAGATATTATGAAAATGATACCTGGAATGGCCAATAATCCAGCTTTAAAGAACGTTAATATGGATCCTAAGGATATGGAACATATCAAAGCGATGATTTATTCAATGACAAATGAAGAAAGAGATAATCCTGATGTATTAAAGCCATCTAGAAGACGTCGTATTGCCAGAGGTTGTGGACGTCCAATTCAAGAGGTTAATCGAATGATTAAGCAATTTAATCAAATGAAGACAATGATGAGTAAGATGTCTAATGGAAATATGTCAGGAATGGAAAATATGCTTGGTAATATGGGTGGCGGTGATGGCGCCTCTGGTATGATGCCAGGTATGGGTGGCTCCGGATTATCTGGTAAGTTATCTCAAATGGCTATGAAACGTATGAGTCGTAAAATGAGTAAAAAAATAAATAAAAATAAAAAACGTCGTAATAAAAAGCGTCGTTAA
- a CDS encoding VWA-like domain-containing protein, with the protein MNINDLIYKINNSDNDKKINLIQKLISRVIIDSFSQNKIYGYILMNLKRTGDSNLKSSFALEWEENSLIIGFNPQLFSKSIKSEIDIIAILQHLALHIIWLHPVRYNGKDNIENIASDISVNQYIDDVPKNAWTIEKITYFYQTKMPKFKDSSEYIKLLNTFMIKQKSESDSNNMKLMDDHKKFHKSDSGQSPKYKKIKEIIKQSVKNIDNRKRGKLPNPIKKQIEKITSKPVNLNKYLQMGISNIPYSKKDTINRFNRRQAYRMEIPGKMSNTIVPINIFIDHSGSISNDNLQNALSKIINISKHYPSKITIYPFDTKVYLNQSYVLNSTNDIKFIRNANGGTSYQSIFDFIAKYHLKDGLALIFTDGIGEEDVNNYGFDNVLWLLEGSSDNLSVNKHIGKIININKIK; encoded by the coding sequence ATGAACATAAATGATTTAATTTATAAAATTAATAACAGTGATAATGATAAAAAAATTAATTTAATTCAAAAATTAATAAGCAGGGTTATTATAGATAGTTTTTCTCAAAATAAAATTTATGGTTATATATTGATGAATCTAAAGAGAACTGGTGATAGTAATTTGAAAAGTTCATTTGCCTTAGAGTGGGAGGAAAATTCACTAATAATTGGTTTTAACCCGCAGTTATTTTCAAAATCTATTAAATCTGAAATCGATATAATTGCAATATTACAACATCTCGCTTTACACATTATTTGGTTGCACCCTGTTAGATATAATGGTAAAGATAATATTGAAAATATTGCCTCTGATATTTCAGTGAATCAATATATTGATGATGTCCCTAAAAATGCTTGGACTATTGAAAAAATAACTTATTTTTATCAAACGAAGATGCCTAAATTTAAAGATTCTAGTGAATATATTAAGTTGTTAAACACTTTCATGATTAAGCAGAAATCTGAAAGTGATTCTAATAATATGAAATTAATGGATGATCATAAAAAATTTCATAAGTCCGATAGTGGACAATCTCCTAAATATAAGAAAATTAAAGAAATTATTAAGCAGAGTGTTAAGAATATAGATAATCGTAAAAGAGGCAAATTACCTAATCCAATTAAAAAGCAAATTGAAAAAATAACTTCTAAGCCTGTTAATCTAAATAAATATCTTCAAATGGGCATTAGTAATATTCCATACAGTAAAAAAGATACGATTAATCGATTCAATCGCAGGCAGGCCTATCGGATGGAAATTCCTGGTAAGATGTCTAATACGATAGTACCCATTAATATATTCATAGATCATTCTGGATCAATTAGTAATGATAATTTACAAAATGCTTTATCTAAAATAATAAATATTAGTAAGCATTATCCATCCAAGATAACGATTTATCCATTTGATACAAAAGTATATTTAAATCAATCATATGTCTTAAATTCTACTAATGATATTAAATTTATTAGAAACGCAAATGGTGGAACGAGTTATCAATCCATTTTTGATTTTATTGCAAAATATCATTTAAAAGATGGTCTAGCTTTAATATTTACGGATGGTATCGGTGAAGAAGATGTTAATAACTATGGATTTGATAATGTTTTGTGGTTATTAGAAGGCTCAAGTGATAATTTATCGGTTAATAAACATATAGGTAAGATTATAAATATTAATAAAATTAAGTAA
- the smc gene encoding chromosome segregation protein SMC has protein sequence MKLKSLEVIGFKSFANKTKINFNNGLTEIVGPNGSGKSNVIEAIRWVLGEQSAKTLRGTKMPDIIFSGSVDHKALNRAEVKLTLDNTDQYINSPYSEIIIARKLFRNGDSQYFINKQECRLKDINNLFMDTGMGLGSFSIISQGNIEKIFNSKPEDRRSIIETAAGVFKYKHQKHDANLKLKQTKDNLDRVEDIIYELKSRNDSLKEQSNLAKKYLEKKDQLEKLDINKLVFELKDFISKKDVNNKELVSFKNKKDILNNEISKYSKEANNQKNELEKNLNLKEKLQNQLLKSSQQLERISGEQNLSKQDLEFKKKSIIDKKGNLKKLIIQKKNLLNNSSSYKKEIDQLSAKFTELNNKVQASNLNLLNKELSSKRNFQEELKSNYLDIMQKMADLNNKNIYLDKNKKQSDVQNISQKNKIREIKNDVAEFNSKISSFSEMIGQSKESYSKIDNKYMQYKKKLSELNSIIQKNKADWYHSLEEYQNIKIKYNSLKKITDDHSNFYRGAKNILADKKQLSGVYGSVSDYLKVSSKYSLAIETALGSQLQQIIVQDSNSAKNAINYLNQNKLGRATFVPVESVSKRFITNQKIDTCKNYEGFIGTADSLVDIDKELLIIKKHLLGNVIISKDLDSATAISRAINYSNRVITLDGEIINSGGSMTGGKNKNHYDGMLSQKNKLTDLSKKMDSFSILLKNQEKTINENNEKFINLSDEVKSLEDKMNSLSTKISNYRNNKEFNEKIISQKKRELKSIRMSINDIFDDDYEEQIQNNNQIKNKLNQDLLKNQSASKNTNERIITLESLISSLNDDLNSNKSKLAVIKEKINNYRNKNADVIESIDQLDNDIQLTNDSIDSLDEDLKLIISNSTSKEKINNLKQQIKSNKLELNKCNQLIVNLQTKISNLDSMLEEKRENYIIVTSSYNKFSTNDNQIDNGIIKLKEKLSSKYNIDTKNVNNFKINESYNDIKKSIGLLNEQINALGNINISSIDEYKEVSKRYQFLINQSEDLKNSSNQLTETMNKIDSTVKYKFKDTFDKVAVQFKDVYTEIFGGGKAKLVLTNPNNLLTTGIEIMAQPPGKKYRHMSLLSGGEKALTAISLLFAVLKVKPVPFCILDEAESALDAENVDRYAKYMSNLDTNTQFIVITHRKETMMYADTLYGVTMQDSGVSEVVSANLNKFNSMED, from the coding sequence TTGAAGTTAAAATCATTAGAAGTTATTGGCTTTAAATCTTTTGCTAATAAAACCAAAATCAATTTTAATAATGGTTTAACCGAAATCGTAGGTCCTAATGGTAGTGGTAAAAGTAATGTTATTGAAGCTATTCGCTGGGTTTTAGGAGAACAATCAGCCAAAACACTTCGTGGAACTAAAATGCCTGATATCATTTTTTCTGGCTCTGTTGATCATAAAGCTCTGAATCGAGCAGAAGTAAAATTAACTCTAGATAATACTGATCAATATATCAATAGTCCATATTCTGAGATTATTATTGCTAGGAAACTTTTTCGTAATGGCGATAGTCAATATTTTATTAATAAACAAGAATGTAGATTAAAGGATATTAATAACTTGTTTATGGATACTGGGATGGGGCTTGGTTCTTTTTCTATTATTTCTCAAGGTAATATTGAAAAGATATTCAATAGTAAGCCTGAAGATAGAAGATCAATTATTGAAACAGCTGCCGGAGTATTTAAATATAAACATCAAAAACACGATGCTAATTTAAAATTAAAGCAAACTAAGGATAATCTTGATCGTGTCGAAGATATTATTTACGAGTTGAAAAGCCGTAATGATTCTTTAAAAGAACAGAGTAATCTTGCTAAAAAATATTTAGAAAAAAAAGATCAATTAGAAAAATTAGATATAAATAAATTAGTTTTTGAATTAAAAGATTTCATATCTAAAAAAGATGTTAATAATAAAGAATTAGTTAGCTTTAAAAATAAAAAAGATATTCTAAACAATGAAATATCAAAATATTCTAAAGAAGCCAATAATCAAAAAAATGAACTTGAAAAAAATCTAAATTTAAAAGAAAAATTACAAAATCAACTTTTAAAATCTTCTCAACAATTAGAAAGAATATCTGGAGAACAAAACTTATCTAAGCAAGATTTGGAATTCAAGAAAAAAAGTATTATTGATAAAAAAGGCAACTTAAAAAAATTGATTATTCAAAAAAAGAACCTACTCAATAATAGTTCATCTTATAAAAAGGAAATTGATCAACTTTCTGCAAAATTTACTGAATTAAATAATAAAGTTCAAGCTAGTAATCTCAATTTACTTAATAAGGAATTATCAAGTAAAAGAAATTTTCAAGAAGAATTAAAATCTAATTACCTAGATATTATGCAAAAAATGGCTGATTTAAATAATAAAAACATTTATTTAGACAAAAATAAAAAACAAAGTGATGTTCAAAACATTAGCCAAAAAAATAAGATAAGAGAAATAAAAAATGATGTAGCAGAATTTAATTCTAAAATATCTAGTTTTAGTGAAATGATTGGTCAATCAAAAGAGAGCTATTCTAAAATTGATAATAAATATATGCAGTATAAAAAAAAGTTATCTGAATTAAATAGTATTATTCAAAAAAATAAGGCTGATTGGTATCATAGCTTAGAAGAATATCAGAATATAAAAATAAAGTATAATAGTTTGAAAAAAATTACCGATGATCATTCTAATTTTTATCGTGGAGCAAAAAATATACTAGCTGATAAAAAACAATTATCTGGAGTATACGGATCAGTATCTGATTATTTGAAGGTAAGTTCAAAATATTCATTAGCAATTGAAACAGCTTTAGGTTCTCAATTACAACAAATTATTGTTCAAGATAGTAATTCTGCCAAAAATGCAATTAATTATTTGAATCAAAATAAATTAGGTAGAGCGACATTTGTACCGGTTGAAAGTGTGTCAAAAAGATTTATCACCAATCAGAAAATAGATACTTGCAAGAACTATGAAGGGTTTATAGGCACCGCAGATTCATTAGTTGATATTGATAAAGAGCTGTTAATTATTAAAAAACATCTGTTAGGTAATGTCATTATCTCAAAAGATTTAGATTCTGCTACTGCAATTAGTCGTGCCATTAATTATAGTAATAGAGTTATTACTTTAGATGGAGAAATTATTAATTCAGGTGGTTCAATGACTGGTGGTAAAAATAAAAATCATTATGATGGAATGTTATCACAAAAGAACAAACTTACTGATTTAAGTAAAAAAATGGATTCATTTAGTATTCTTTTAAAAAATCAAGAGAAAACTATAAATGAAAATAATGAGAAATTTATAAATTTATCTGATGAAGTTAAATCTTTAGAAGATAAGATGAATTCCTTATCTACAAAAATAAGTAATTATCGTAATAATAAAGAGTTTAATGAAAAAATAATTAGTCAAAAAAAGCGTGAATTAAAATCAATTAGAATGTCTATCAACGATATATTTGATGATGATTATGAGGAACAAATCCAAAATAACAATCAAATTAAAAATAAGTTAAATCAAGATTTATTAAAAAATCAAAGTGCATCTAAAAATACCAATGAAAGAATTATTACATTAGAGTCACTGATTTCCAGTCTTAATGATGATTTGAATTCCAATAAATCGAAATTAGCAGTTATTAAAGAAAAAATAAATAATTACCGTAATAAGAATGCTGATGTTATTGAATCAATTGATCAGTTAGATAATGATATTCAATTAACTAATGACTCAATTGATTCGTTAGATGAAGATCTTAAGCTAATTATTTCTAATTCTACTAGTAAAGAAAAAATAAATAATTTGAAGCAACAAATTAAATCTAATAAATTAGAATTGAATAAATGTAATCAATTAATTGTAAACTTGCAAACCAAAATTAGTAATTTAGATAGTATGCTTGAAGAAAAAAGAGAAAATTATATAATTGTTACCAGTAGTTATAACAAATTTAGTACTAATGATAATCAAATTGATAATGGTATAATTAAATTAAAAGAAAAACTAAGTAGTAAATATAATATTGATACTAAAAATGTTAATAATTTTAAAATTAATGAATCTTATAATGATATTAAAAAATCGATAGGTTTATTGAATGAACAAATCAATGCTTTAGGGAATATTAATATATCTTCAATTGACGAATATAAAGAGGTTTCAAAAAGATATCAATTTTTAATAAATCAATCTGAAGATTTAAAAAATTCTAGTAATCAATTAACTGAAACGATGAATAAGATTGATAGTACCGTGAAATATAAATTTAAGGATACTTTTGATAAAGTTGCGGTGCAGTTTAAAGATGTATACACTGAAATATTTGGTGGCGGTAAAGCTAAATTAGTTTTAACTAATCCGAACAATTTATTAACGACTGGTATTGAAATAATGGCACAACCACCTGGCAAAAAATATCGTCATATGTCTTTGCTTTCTGGTGGTGAAAAAGCTTTAACTGCTATTTCATTGTTATTTGCTGTTTTAAAAGTAAAGCCAGTCCCATTTTGTATACTAGATGAAGCTGAATCTGCACTTGATGCAGAAAATGTGGATAGATATGCTAAATATATGAGTAATTTAGATACTAATACTCAATTTATTGTTATAACTCATAGAAAAGAAACCATGATGTATGCAGATACTTTGTATGGTGTTACAATGCAAGATTCAGGTGTTTCAGAAGTTGTTTCAGCCAACCTAAATAAATTTAATTCAATGGAGGATTAA
- a CDS encoding ATP-binding protein, whose product MTLGYLDTLKAVDIVIKSGHVPNIVGVAGIGKSALVEELSLKNSAKLFTTVVSLSEKGDLSIPVPPLNKESFIDTQKYGVIADVKYGYSHTLIEIIKYAEKNPQQPIYWFLDEFNRGSSGVQSELMNLVLQRQINSLKLPSQVKIIIAENPDSSMDGFEDSDYSVFTSDKAIKDRTTRIVMDANVNDWLKWAKSIKNGQSIINSLVIKYIEENPKFLNIVNDDDMNPTPRSWQRVSDIIDNDKFKDLNYNIKINLIAGNIGEELAASFLNFSKNNLNNLSVSQLINEPLSNIVNKFIQLDELNKNELLEKMIDDIQAWSPDLAQRLNQLLSKLSPDGQYGFMLHVANNTDLINDIYNLTISHEDIEFENLYLQFQSIIFDQFI is encoded by the coding sequence ATGACATTAGGATATTTAGATACTCTAAAAGCTGTGGATATAGTAATAAAAAGTGGCCATGTGCCTAATATTGTTGGAGTTGCTGGAATTGGTAAATCAGCTTTAGTTGAGGAATTATCATTAAAAAATAGCGCTAAATTATTTACAACGGTTGTTAGTTTATCTGAAAAAGGTGATTTAAGTATTCCAGTGCCACCGTTAAATAAAGAATCTTTTATTGATACTCAAAAATATGGTGTTATTGCTGATGTAAAATATGGATATTCTCATACTTTAATTGAAATTATTAAATATGCTGAGAAAAACCCGCAACAACCAATTTATTGGTTTTTAGATGAGTTTAACCGTGGTTCTAGTGGTGTACAAAGTGAGTTAATGAATTTAGTTCTTCAAAGACAAATTAATTCATTAAAATTACCATCTCAAGTAAAAATAATTATTGCTGAAAATCCGGATTCATCGATGGATGGATTTGAAGATAGCGATTATAGTGTGTTTACCAGTGACAAAGCTATTAAAGATCGTACTACTAGAATTGTAATGGATGCTAATGTTAATGATTGGTTAAAATGGGCTAAATCTATTAAAAATGGACAATCGATAATTAATTCATTGGTCATAAAATATATTGAGGAAAATCCTAAATTTTTAAATATTGTGAATGATGATGATATGAATCCTACTCCCAGATCATGGCAGCGAGTTTCTGATATTATCGATAACGATAAATTTAAAGATTTGAATTATAATATTAAAATAAATTTGATTGCTGGAAATATTGGTGAAGAGTTGGCTGCTAGCTTTTTAAATTTTAGTAAAAATAATCTTAATAATTTATCGGTGAGTCAGTTAATAAACGAACCATTGTCAAATATAGTCAATAAGTTTATCCAATTAGATGAACTAAACAAAAATGAATTATTAGAAAAAATGATTGATGATATTCAAGCATGGTCACCTGATTTAGCACAGAGGTTAAATCAATTACTGTCTAAATTAAGTCCTGACGGTCAATATGGATTTATGTTACATGTTGCTAATAATACGGATTTAATAAATGATATTTATAATTTAACTATTAGTCATGAAGATATTGAGTTTGAAAACTTGTATTTACAATTTCAAAGTATAATTTTTGATCAGTTTATTTAG
- the rimM gene encoding ribosome maturation factor RimM (Essential for efficient processing of 16S rRNA): protein MDYYNIGKIVNTQGLKGEVRVMSITDFPEQRFQPGNVVYAFFKDNHSEELVIDNVRKHKNFILLHFEGKPTINDVEYLKTSNLKISSEQQNNTELAPGEYFYHQIIGLDVYDIDDNYIGKIKDIMSLGPNDVWVVERQDKEDLLLPKISQVIKNVNLDNSIVTVEVPGGLDDED from the coding sequence ATGGATTATTATAATATTGGTAAAATTGTAAATACACAAGGTCTTAAAGGTGAGGTCCGCGTAATGTCAATAACTGACTTTCCAGAGCAACGTTTTCAACCTGGCAATGTGGTTTATGCATTCTTTAAGGATAATCATTCTGAAGAATTAGTAATTGACAATGTTAGAAAGCATAAAAACTTTATTCTTTTACATTTTGAAGGTAAGCCAACAATAAATGATGTTGAATATTTAAAAACTTCTAATCTAAAAATATCATCTGAACAACAAAATAATACTGAGTTAGCTCCAGGTGAATATTTTTATCATCAAATTATTGGTTTAGATGTATATGATATTGACGATAATTATATTGGGAAAATAAAAGATATTATGTCTTTAGGCCCTAATGATGTTTGGGTTGTTGAACGTCAAGATAAAGAAGACTTATTATTACCTAAAATTAGTCAAGTTATTAAAAATGTTAATTTAGATAATTCAATAGTTACTGTTGAGGTCCCAGGAGGATTAGATGATGAGGATTGA
- the ftsY gene encoding signal recognition particle-docking protein FtsY, producing the protein MGLFDIFKSRSKKNKEKKEQEQQSNQVNSEDKSDNNKTNADLDGTSKTEKSSELEAKNNFEPSKETKDIDKEVVSQDNTEEQEQEQEQEQEQEQEQEQEQEQEQEQEQEQEQEHSKKFEKGLSKSRSTFGEKLNRLFANFRSVDEDFFDDLEDTLIESDVGFDMAVNLTDQLRDEVKLKNAKSREDVQNVIIQKMIEIYDQSGNDESTEIHFADEGPTVILFVGVNGVGKTTTIGKMADKYKKDGKKVLLAAADTFRAGAIEQLDEWAKRDKVDIVKKPEKSDPSAVVYEAVHKAKSENYDVLFVDTAGRLQNKVNLMNELSKMKKVLTREIPEAPHEVLLVLDATTGQNALNQAKLFKETTDVTGIVLTKLDGTAKGGIVLAIRNELHLPVKYVGLGEKVSDLSKFDANDYVYGLFKGLLK; encoded by the coding sequence ATGGGATTATTTGATATATTTAAAAGTAGATCTAAAAAAAATAAGGAAAAGAAAGAACAAGAACAGCAATCTAACCAAGTTAATTCGGAAGACAAATCAGATAATAATAAAACCAATGCTGATTTAGATGGCACTTCAAAAACAGAAAAATCCTCTGAATTAGAAGCGAAAAATAATTTTGAACCATCAAAAGAAACGAAAGACATTGACAAAGAAGTAGTTTCCCAAGACAATACTGAAGAACAAGAACAAGAACAAGAACAAGAACAAGAACAAGAACAAGAACAAGAACAAGAACAAGAACAAGAACAAGAACAAGAACAAGAACAAGAACAAGAACATTCTAAAAAATTTGAAAAAGGACTGTCTAAGTCTAGATCCACTTTCGGTGAAAAATTAAATCGTTTATTTGCTAACTTTAGATCTGTCGATGAAGATTTTTTTGATGATTTAGAAGATACTCTAATTGAATCTGATGTCGGATTTGATATGGCTGTTAATTTAACTGATCAATTAAGAGATGAAGTTAAGTTAAAAAATGCCAAAAGTAGAGAAGATGTCCAAAACGTCATTATTCAAAAGATGATTGAAATTTATGATCAGTCTGGTAATGATGAATCTACTGAAATTCATTTTGCTGATGAAGGTCCTACAGTAATTCTTTTTGTTGGAGTTAATGGAGTTGGAAAAACTACCACAATTGGTAAAATGGCCGATAAATATAAAAAAGATGGTAAAAAGGTATTATTAGCTGCTGCTGATACTTTTAGAGCCGGAGCAATTGAACAACTAGATGAATGGGCCAAAAGAGATAAAGTAGATATTGTTAAAAAGCCAGAAAAAAGTGATCCATCTGCAGTTGTTTATGAAGCCGTTCATAAAGCCAAATCTGAAAATTATGACGTATTGTTTGTTGACACTGCTGGTCGTTTACAAAATAAGGTTAACTTAATGAATGAACTATCTAAGATGAAGAAAGTTCTAACTAGAGAAATTCCTGAAGCTCCTCATGAAGTCTTACTAGTATTAGATGCTACAACTGGTCAAAATGCACTTAACCAAGCTAAATTATTTAAAGAAACTACTGATGTAACGGGTATCGTTTTGACTAAATTAGATGGTACTGCTAAGGGTGGAATTGTGTTGGCTATTAGAAATGAACTACATTTGCCAGTTAAATATGTAGGATTAGGTGAAAAAGTTAGTGATTTAAGTAAATTTGATGCTAATGATTATGTTTATGGATTATTTAAAGGACTACTTAAATAA
- the rpsP gene encoding 30S ribosomal protein S16, which produces MSVKIRLKRMGSKRRPFYRVVVADSRSPRDGRFIQKVGTYNPVTQPSTVELQEDDIFEWLNKGAQPSDTVRNLLSDAGVMKKYHEAKYAKK; this is translated from the coding sequence ATGTCTGTTAAAATTCGTTTGAAGAGAATGGGTTCAAAAAGACGTCCTTTCTACCGTGTTGTTGTTGCTGATTCACGCAGCCCTCGTGATGGTCGTTTCATTCAAAAGGTTGGTACTTACAACCCAGTAACCCAACCAAGCACTGTTGAATTACAAGAAGATGATATCTTTGAATGGTTGAACAAGGGTGCTCAACCATCAGATACTGTTCGTAATTTATTATCTGATGCTGGTGTTATGAAAAAATATCACGAAGCTAAATATGCTAAGAAATAA